A stretch of Chaetodon auriga isolate fChaAug3 chromosome 21, fChaAug3.hap1, whole genome shotgun sequence DNA encodes these proteins:
- the eloca gene encoding elongin C paralog a: protein MDGEERTYGGCEGPDAMYVKLISSDGHEFIVKREHALTSGTIKAMLSGPGQFAENETNEVNFREIPSHVLSKVCMYFTYKVRYTNSSTEIPEFPIAPEIALELLMAANFLDC, encoded by the exons ATGG ACGGAGAAGAGAGAACCTACGGTGGCTGTGAAGGGCCAGATGCCATGTATGTGAAGTTGATCTCATCGGATGGCCATGAATTCATTGTGAAAAGAGAACATGCCTTGACGTCTGGGACCATCAAAGCCATGTTAAGCGGGCCAG GCCAGTTTGCTGAGAATGAAACCAATGAAGTGAACTTCAGGGAGATTCCATCTCACGTTCTGTCCAAGGTCTGCATGTACTTCACCTACAAGGTCCGTTACACCAACAGCTCCACAGAAATACCCGAATTCCCCATCGCTCCAGAGATCGCACTGGAACTGCTCATGGCTGCAAACTTTTTGGATTGCTAA
- the ube2wb gene encoding putative ubiquitin-conjugating enzyme E2 W-B, translated as MASMQKRLQKELLALQNDPPPGMTLNEKSVQNTITQWIVDMEGAPGTLYEGEKFQLLFKFSSRYPFDSPQVMFTGENIPVHPHVYSNGHICLSILTEDWSPALSVQSVCLSIISMLSSCKEKRRPPDNSFYVRTCNKNPKKTKWWYHDDTC; from the exons ATGGCGTCGATGCAG AAAAGGCTACAAAAGGAATTATTAGCCCTGCAAAATGATCCACCCCCAGGAATGACTCTGAACGAGAAAAGTGTACAGAACACCATTACACA GTGGATTGTAGACATGGAGGGAGCCCCTGGCACACTGTACGAAGGAGAGaaatttcagctgcttttcaaATTTAGTAGTCGATATCCCTTTGATTCACCTCAG GTAATGTTCACAGGAGAGAATATACCTGTCCACCCTCATGTGTATAGTAACGGTCACATCTGTCTATCTATTCTGACGGAAGATTGGTCGCCAGCCCTCTCAGTGCAATCAGTTTGTCTTAGCATTATCAGCATGTTGTCCAGCTGCAAAGAAAAG AGACGACCGCCTGATAACTCCTTTTATGTAAGAACGTGTAACAAAAAtccaaagaagacaaaatgGTGGTATCACG atgatACATGCTAA